One stretch of Bacteroidales bacterium DNA includes these proteins:
- a CDS encoding HEPN domain-containing protein has protein sequence MMTKQEHIAFWLEQANDDWDAVSTLFVGKKYLQSLFFSHLVIEKICKAIWIKCNESNMPPRTHNLIFILSQTDVILQENISEFLLILNRFQLEGRYPEYMTKMHNICNVEFTKSIIEKTKKLRLWLIEKLQ, from the coding sequence ATGATGACAAAACAAGAACATATAGCATTTTGGCTTGAACAAGCAAATGATGATTGGGATGCAGTTTCAACTTTATTTGTTGGAAAAAAGTATTTACAATCATTGTTCTTTTCTCATTTAGTTATTGAAAAAATTTGTAAAGCAATTTGGATAAAATGTAATGAAAGCAATATGCCACCACGAACTCATAATTTAATTTTTATATTATCACAAACTGATGTTATTTTACAAGAAAATATAAGCGAGTTTTTATTAATTCTTAACAGATTTCAATTAGAAGGACGCTATCCCGAATATATGACAAAAATGCATAATATATGCAATGTCGAATTTACAAAAAGCATAATTGAAAAAACTAAAAAATTACGATTATGGTTAATAGAGAAACTGCAATAA
- a CDS encoding T9SS type A sorting domain-containing protein, which yields MKTNKYLVPFIVVFLIIVSLLYVNKTDINTSERKMYEKFLLKEYKKIPKYPKTNIKDLPKQDRPDLAAIQNYFMTIDPKLKRVPFERLKASYKKTRNIIKKQKAKTESLAWTSIPSDMGGRTRTLMYDPNDITGNKVWAGGVTGGLWYNNDITDEHDSWIPIGDFWDNISISCITYDPNNTQIFYVGTGEPQTAITMYRESSSVGAGIWKTTDGGETWEILQSTEDFIYITDIVVRNESGNSVIYAGVVSGLYKGTVHQSSPTDGLYRSTNDGNSWEQVLPNINDEDVPYAPSDIEIAADGRIYLGTMRNLNNKGGATILYSDTGVSGSWTIYSDYNQQIENETEFNIPGRVILACAASDENIVYAVISVGSQGTGLAGFNEFIAKYIIKSSNKGATWTETANLPDHFGGRNWAYIAWHALAISVDPNNPSTLIVGGLDLHKSTNSGETWTKISDWAKMYYGGGTDYVHADHHAIVYKSGTSNEILFTTDGGIFYTNTGDYEQPEFIEKSQNYNTLQFYTCAISQDPSQNYYLGGLQDNGTIYAGTGAITIDDMVSGGDGAYCFFDKDNSNIFITSVYYNVYYIFLDGILYNYTNEYGSGLFINPATYDYRSNTIYANAVNYESDFPDQILKLSGIPNNLSGQFITLNTGTNVPFSHVKVSPYSDLSNPVLFVGTQSGSLFKVDFSYEPFELTEIGSIDFPNGNISCISIGGSEDTILVTFSNYGVTSIWQTTNGGSSWQNKEGNLPDMPVRWVIYHPNNSYQALIATEIGIWSTNNLNSDNVIWQPEIEGLANVRVDMLDIRNDDYKVVAATHGRGLFYTTFTPDEINVINFTASDISINTGDSINFTDNSTGSPISWEWTFEGGNPISSTLQNSGYITYDSAGTYDVSLSVTYSDTTLNLTKEDYINVLPTGIIDNIETPDFVIFPNPTKGALKISFNQYAENSEIIITNINGKIIKSFELYNDNISLDLSEHPKGVYFITFKNKNKIITKKFILL from the coding sequence ATGAAAACAAACAAATATTTAGTACCGTTTATTGTAGTCTTTTTAATTATTGTTTCATTATTATATGTTAACAAAACAGATATAAACACATCGGAACGAAAGATGTATGAAAAATTTTTACTTAAAGAGTATAAAAAGATACCAAAATATCCAAAAACTAATATTAAAGATCTACCTAAACAAGACAGACCTGATCTTGCAGCAATTCAAAATTATTTTATGACTATTGACCCAAAATTAAAACGAGTTCCTTTTGAAAGGTTAAAAGCATCATACAAAAAAACCCGGAATATTATTAAAAAACAAAAAGCAAAAACCGAGTCATTAGCTTGGACATCTATTCCTTCAGATATGGGAGGGCGAACACGTACATTAATGTATGACCCTAATGATATTACAGGAAATAAAGTTTGGGCAGGCGGAGTAACAGGTGGATTATGGTATAATAATGATATTACCGATGAACATGATTCTTGGATACCAATAGGCGATTTTTGGGATAATATTTCAATCAGTTGTATTACTTATGACCCTAATAATACTCAAATATTTTATGTAGGTACAGGAGAACCACAAACTGCAATTACAATGTACAGGGAATCATCTTCAGTTGGAGCAGGAATATGGAAAACAACTGATGGCGGAGAAACATGGGAAATACTACAATCAACCGAAGATTTCATTTACATAACAGACATAGTAGTCAGAAATGAAAGTGGCAATAGTGTAATATACGCAGGAGTTGTTTCAGGTTTGTATAAAGGCACCGTTCACCAGAGTTCTCCTACTGATGGCTTATATCGTTCAACTAATGACGGAAATTCATGGGAACAAGTACTACCAAATATAAACGATGAAGATGTTCCTTATGCTCCTTCTGATATTGAGATTGCTGCTGATGGCAGAATTTATCTTGGCACAATGAGAAATTTGAACAATAAAGGCGGGGCAACAATATTATATTCTGATACAGGGGTATCAGGCAGTTGGACAATATATTCAGATTACAATCAACAAATTGAAAATGAAACTGAATTCAATATTCCCGGAAGAGTTATACTGGCTTGTGCAGCTTCTGATGAAAATATTGTTTATGCTGTTATTTCTGTAGGCTCACAAGGAACCGGATTAGCAGGATTCAACGAATTTATCGCAAAATATATTATAAAATCTTCAAACAAAGGTGCTACATGGACTGAAACAGCTAATTTGCCCGATCATTTCGGCGGAAGAAACTGGGCATATATAGCATGGCATGCATTAGCAATATCTGTTGACCCAAATAATCCAAGTACGCTAATTGTCGGAGGTTTGGATTTACACAAATCTACTAACTCAGGTGAAACATGGACAAAAATTTCAGACTGGGCAAAAATGTATTATGGGGGCGGTACAGACTATGTACATGCAGACCACCATGCAATAGTCTATAAATCAGGAACATCAAATGAAATTTTATTTACTACTGATGGAGGAATTTTTTATACAAATACAGGAGACTATGAACAACCTGAGTTTATCGAAAAATCACAAAATTATAATACATTACAATTTTATACCTGTGCTATAAGTCAAGATCCATCTCAAAATTATTACTTAGGAGGATTACAGGACAATGGCACAATATATGCAGGAACCGGGGCTATTACAATTGATGATATGGTTAGTGGTGGTGATGGAGCATATTGCTTTTTCGATAAGGATAATTCAAATATTTTTATTACATCGGTATATTACAATGTTTACTATATTTTCCTTGATGGTATTTTGTATAATTATACAAATGAGTATGGAAGCGGGCTGTTCATTAATCCAGCCACGTATGATTACAGGTCAAATACAATATATGCAAATGCAGTAAATTATGAATCTGATTTTCCGGATCAGATTTTAAAACTTTCCGGAATACCAAATAACCTTTCAGGGCAATTTATTACCTTAAATACAGGTACAAATGTTCCTTTTTCGCATGTTAAAGTATCACCATATTCCGACCTGAGTAATCCTGTTTTATTTGTTGGTACTCAAAGTGGAAGTCTTTTTAAAGTAGATTTCAGCTATGAACCTTTTGAACTTACCGAAATCGGAAGTATTGATTTTCCTAATGGTAATATTTCATGTATCTCAATTGGTGGTTCTGAGGACACGATTTTAGTAACTTTCTCGAATTATGGAGTAACTTCAATCTGGCAAACAACTAATGGAGGTAGCTCGTGGCAGAATAAAGAAGGAAACCTGCCTGATATGCCTGTACGCTGGGTAATATATCACCCAAACAATTCATATCAGGCATTAATAGCAACAGAAATAGGAATTTGGTCAACAAATAATCTTAATTCCGACAATGTTATATGGCAACCCGAAATTGAAGGACTTGCAAATGTCAGAGTCGATATGTTAGATATTAGAAATGATGATTATAAAGTAGTAGCTGCAACACATGGCAGAGGATTATTTTATACAACTTTTACACCTGACGAAATCAATGTAATAAACTTTACTGCATCTGATATTTCAATCAATACGGGTGATAGTATTAATTTTACAGATAATTCCACCGGTTCTCCAATATCATGGGAATGGACTTTTGAAGGAGGTAATCCAATTTCCTCAACTTTACAAAATTCAGGTTATATCACATATGATTCAGCAGGAACCTATGATGTATCACTTTCTGTTACATATTCAGATACAACTCTTAACTTAACAAAAGAAGATTATATTAATGTTTTACCTACAGGAATTATTGATAATATTGAAACTCCTGATTTTGTTATATTTCCAAATCCAACAAAAGGAGCATTAAAAATCAGTTTTAACCAATATGCTGAAAATTCTGAAATTATCATTACAAATATTAATGGTAAAATAATAAAATCGTTTGAATTATATAACGATAATATTTCACTTGATTTATCAGAACATCCTAAAGGAGTTTATTTTATTACTTTTAAAAATAAAAATAAAATTATTACCAAAAAGTTTATTCTTTTATAG
- a CDS encoding ATP-binding cassette domain-containing protein, which translates to MISIKNLSISYKKNENVIEDLNLQMQENCIHGIVGLNGAGKTTLLNSIFGLKKYNKGEILFNNKKLSKKIIIYLPTENYFYSNITGREYLNLFKNKEFDTEKWNSLFLLPLDKIIDTYSNGMKKKLALLGILKKDKPIMILDEPFNGLDIETSRIIRSILLKLKEKGNTIIVTSHIIETLTNMCDYIHYLENGRIKYNKVKYEFEDFENEIFNSIENKNKELIKELIK; encoded by the coding sequence ATGATTTCAATTAAAAACTTATCAATATCATATAAAAAAAATGAGAATGTTATTGAAGATTTAAATCTTCAAATGCAAGAAAATTGCATTCACGGTATTGTAGGATTAAACGGAGCAGGAAAAACAACTTTGCTTAATTCAATTTTCGGTTTGAAAAAATACAACAAAGGAGAAATATTGTTCAATAATAAAAAATTATCAAAAAAGATTATCATCTATTTACCGACTGAAAACTATTTTTACTCAAATATTACAGGTAGGGAATATCTAAACTTATTCAAAAACAAGGAATTTGACACAGAAAAATGGAACTCACTCTTTTTATTACCATTAGATAAAATTATTGATACATATTCAAACGGAATGAAAAAAAAATTAGCATTACTTGGAATTCTTAAAAAAGATAAACCGATAATGATACTTGACGAGCCATTTAACGGATTGGATATTGAAACAAGTAGAATAATCCGTTCCATTCTGCTAAAACTTAAAGAAAAAGGAAATACAATAATTGTAACTTCACACATTATTGAAACTTTAACTAATATGTGCGATTATATTCACTACCTTGAAAATGGTAGAATAAAATATAACAAAGTAAAATATGAATTTGAAGATTTTGAAAATGAAATTTTTAACTCAATAGAAAACAAAAATAAAGAATTAATAAAGGAATTGATAAAATAA